The following proteins are co-located in the Pseudarthrobacter siccitolerans genome:
- a CDS encoding PRC-barrel domain-containing protein, translating to MILGDLLGVPVYNDGGTRLGRVADARFVVDGAPRQLLAEARLMGLVVSPHSASSFLGYERTELRQPWPLPALLRWRHRGSFLVLWEDVAMIGAQGVRLREGFAAYSPALD from the coding sequence ATGATCCTCGGTGACCTCCTGGGCGTTCCTGTTTATAACGACGGCGGCACGCGGCTGGGCAGGGTGGCCGACGCGCGGTTCGTGGTGGACGGTGCCCCGCGGCAGCTTCTGGCCGAGGCGCGCCTGATGGGGCTGGTGGTCAGTCCGCACAGTGCGTCCTCGTTCCTAGGCTACGAGCGGACCGAACTGCGGCAGCCGTGGCCGCTGCCCGCTCTGCTGAGGTGGCGGCACCGGGGCTCATTCCTGGTGCTGTGGGAAGACGTCGCGATGATCGGTGCGCAGGGTGTCCGGCTGAGGGAAGGGTTCGCCGCATACTCGCCCGCGCTGGATTAG
- a CDS encoding GntR family transcriptional regulator, giving the protein MNQDAARFLSQPVAAQPGSPLRVAVYSRIAEAIRNGFLTPGSMIPTETELGADMKVSRTVVREALMLLEEDGLIRARRGVGRFVSDTLPRIGIERIRPFEEVLAGPGQQLEVKRTQVVRQAASEFVAPGIGVEPGTDCWLWESILIRDGEAIAHLQENVSAQPVSVGSSPAVPLEIKDDGGTSLLAALNNQLGRLPGPGECQISLSQVGPSRAKLLDLRPSDPVLVLTQYVRYGNQPFYLAKCLVAARAGHLSVMQSLQS; this is encoded by the coding sequence GTGAATCAGGACGCCGCCAGGTTCCTGTCCCAGCCGGTGGCGGCCCAGCCCGGCTCACCCCTCCGCGTTGCGGTGTACTCCCGGATTGCTGAGGCCATCCGCAACGGCTTCCTCACGCCCGGCTCCATGATCCCCACCGAAACGGAGCTCGGCGCGGACATGAAAGTCAGCCGCACCGTGGTCCGCGAAGCCCTCATGCTGCTCGAAGAGGACGGACTCATCCGGGCGCGGCGCGGCGTGGGACGCTTCGTCTCGGACACTCTGCCCCGCATCGGCATCGAACGCATCCGCCCCTTCGAGGAAGTCCTCGCCGGCCCCGGCCAGCAGCTCGAAGTCAAGCGCACCCAGGTGGTCCGGCAGGCCGCCTCCGAATTTGTCGCCCCCGGCATCGGCGTCGAGCCAGGCACCGACTGCTGGCTCTGGGAATCCATCCTGATCCGCGACGGCGAGGCCATCGCCCACCTCCAGGAGAACGTTTCCGCCCAGCCCGTCAGCGTAGGCAGCAGCCCCGCCGTGCCCCTGGAGATAAAGGACGACGGCGGCACCAGCCTGCTTGCCGCGCTCAACAACCAGCTCGGCCGGCTGCCCGGGCCCGGCGAGTGCCAGATCAGCCTCAGCCAGGTGGGCCCCAGCCGTGCGAAGCTGCTGGACCTGCGCCCGTCCGACCCCGTGCTGGTCCTCACCCAGTATGTTCGGTACGGCAACCAGCCCTTCTACCTCGCCAAGTGCCTGGTCGCGGCCCGGGCCGGACACCTGTCGGTCATGCAGTCCCTGCAGTCCTAG
- a CDS encoding hemerythrin domain-containing protein, with protein MTDFFTMQPGETAAPLPSGPVLCTGTAGMRRIHRFFLWAYDEAPGLVRSAADGDTARAAYVGEVLGNFDKVLHIHHEGEDLLMYPQMKDRAPACALHIGQMLEQHRQVTQRLGSIEPVRLRWMETADAETGRELAERYEDLKAVLNVHLRREVTEVMPVVDRILTEKEMQEAAQHGIDQLDKKFLVGYLGMVLATNPPQDRREMFKEIPPPVRVAYRLFGRRMYRKQYETLFPGRPVPETL; from the coding sequence ATGACCGACTTCTTCACCATGCAGCCCGGCGAAACCGCAGCTCCGCTGCCATCAGGACCAGTGCTGTGCACAGGGACCGCGGGCATGCGGCGCATCCACCGCTTTTTCCTGTGGGCCTATGACGAGGCGCCCGGCCTGGTGCGCTCCGCTGCGGACGGAGACACCGCCCGCGCCGCCTACGTGGGCGAGGTGCTGGGGAACTTCGACAAGGTGCTCCATATTCACCACGAGGGCGAGGACCTGCTGATGTACCCGCAGATGAAGGACCGGGCACCGGCCTGCGCCTTGCACATCGGGCAGATGCTTGAGCAGCACCGCCAGGTCACTCAACGCCTCGGGAGCATCGAGCCAGTCCGCCTGCGCTGGATGGAGACGGCGGACGCAGAAACCGGCCGGGAACTCGCCGAGCGGTACGAGGACCTGAAGGCTGTCCTCAACGTTCACCTGCGCCGGGAAGTCACCGAGGTGATGCCCGTGGTGGACAGGATCCTGACCGAGAAGGAGATGCAGGAGGCCGCCCAGCACGGCATCGATCAGCTCGACAAGAAGTTCCTGGTGGGCTACCTCGGGATGGTGCTGGCCACGAACCCACCCCAGGACCGGAGGGAGATGTTCAAGGAGATCCCTCCCCCGGTGCGGGTTGCCTACCGCCTCTTCGGGCGGAGAATGTACCGGAAACAGTACGAGACGCTCTTCCCCGGACGCCCGGTTCCCGAGACACTGTAG
- a CDS encoding ABC transporter substrate-binding protein, whose protein sequence is MSTRKTINRFVTIGGVCTAVALAATGCGAGGPSNTGSAGTNTVNVLVEAGGHAELTGVAEQCKKDAGVNVNFVELPYDGMFNRLSSEFSSGNVSFDVAALDSVWLPSFKDAVQPIDEIFTDEAKKDIFPALVKEANVDGHFIGLPAWTNAEIILYRKDLFEDAKNKADFQAKYGYSLAAPTTWKQYQDISEFFTRDGMYGTDVKGGVETEWLAHVLQAGSPMVLDANNKVVIDNAAHKEALDFYVSLVKSAPSGAAQVDWAASQNLFNQGKTAMTRFWAHAYRQIPKDAPVAGKVGTAPMIAGSAGVGGVPGPWYLTVPKATKNTDAAKKFIKCAYDNNSMGIESSLGLASRISAFEKYQDKEGYESFGPLIETLNGKATATRPATEKWQQIVDTVLVPMLQKAVAGGDSATLLADAKKQIEDLVK, encoded by the coding sequence ATGTCCACTCGAAAGACCATCAACAGGTTCGTCACCATCGGCGGCGTCTGCACCGCCGTCGCACTGGCAGCCACCGGGTGCGGCGCAGGGGGCCCGTCCAACACGGGTAGCGCCGGCACCAACACCGTCAACGTCCTGGTCGAGGCTGGCGGCCACGCCGAGCTGACCGGCGTCGCCGAACAGTGCAAAAAGGACGCGGGAGTCAACGTCAACTTCGTCGAACTGCCTTACGACGGCATGTTCAACCGCCTCTCCAGCGAATTCTCCTCCGGCAACGTTTCCTTTGACGTCGCAGCCCTGGACTCCGTCTGGCTGCCCAGCTTCAAGGACGCAGTCCAGCCCATCGACGAAATCTTTACTGACGAGGCCAAGAAGGACATCTTCCCCGCCCTCGTCAAGGAAGCGAACGTGGACGGGCACTTCATCGGGCTCCCGGCATGGACCAATGCCGAGATCATCCTCTACCGCAAGGACCTCTTCGAGGACGCCAAGAACAAGGCCGACTTCCAGGCCAAGTACGGGTACAGCCTCGCCGCGCCCACCACCTGGAAGCAGTACCAGGACATCTCCGAATTCTTCACCAGGGACGGCATGTACGGCACCGACGTCAAGGGCGGGGTAGAAACCGAATGGCTCGCCCACGTCCTGCAGGCCGGCTCGCCGATGGTCCTGGACGCGAACAACAAGGTGGTCATCGACAACGCCGCGCACAAGGAGGCCCTCGACTTCTACGTCAGCCTCGTCAAGTCCGCTCCGTCCGGTGCCGCCCAGGTTGACTGGGCCGCGTCCCAGAACCTGTTCAACCAGGGCAAGACCGCAATGACCCGCTTCTGGGCCCACGCCTACCGGCAGATCCCCAAGGACGCACCGGTTGCCGGCAAGGTGGGGACTGCTCCCATGATCGCCGGATCCGCCGGTGTTGGCGGTGTCCCGGGACCCTGGTACCTCACCGTCCCGAAGGCCACCAAGAACACTGACGCCGCCAAGAAGTTCATCAAGTGCGCCTACGACAACAACAGCATGGGTATCGAATCCAGCCTCGGCCTGGCTTCCCGTATCTCTGCTTTTGAGAAGTACCAGGACAAGGAAGGCTACGAAAGCTTCGGCCCGCTGATCGAAACCCTGAACGGTAAAGCCACGGCCACCCGCCCGGCTACCGAGAAGTGGCAGCAGATCGTGGACACGGTCCTGGTTCCCATGCTGCAGAAGGCCGTTGCAGGCGGTGACTCCGCAACACTCCTCGCCGATGCCAAGAAGCAGATCGAGGACCTCGTCAAGTAA
- a CDS encoding Nramp family divalent metal transporter produces the protein MKRLLGVALGVLTAIGGFVDIGDLVTNAVVGSRFGLSLVWVVGVGVVGICLFANMSGRVAAASGRATFEVIRERLGARAGLANLSASFLINLMTVTAEIGGVALALQLASSVHYLLWIPVAALAVWLVVWRVKFSVMENVTGLLGLALIVFAVALFLLKPDWGNLAGQALAPAVPAEETAPTYWYYAIALFGAAMTPYEVFFFSSGAVEEGWSIKDLVQSRINVLVGFPLGGLLSVAIAGCAAVVLLPAGIAVTSLSQVILPVAEGAGKVGLAFVLVGLVAATFGAALETTLSSGYTLAQFFGWSWGKFRRPAQAARFHLAMIICLFIGLAVLATGVDPVLVTEYSVVFSAIALPLTYLPILIVANDPQYMGRHVNGRPVNVLAMAYLVIILVASLAAIPLMIVTGAGS, from the coding sequence GTGAAGCGGCTCCTCGGCGTCGCGCTCGGTGTGCTGACGGCGATCGGCGGATTCGTGGACATCGGCGACCTGGTGACCAACGCCGTCGTCGGTTCCCGCTTTGGACTCTCGCTGGTGTGGGTGGTGGGCGTGGGCGTGGTGGGCATCTGCCTGTTCGCCAATATGTCCGGGCGGGTGGCCGCGGCATCAGGCCGGGCAACGTTCGAGGTGATCCGCGAACGTCTCGGGGCGCGGGCAGGACTGGCCAACCTGTCCGCCTCCTTCCTCATCAACCTAATGACGGTAACGGCGGAAATCGGCGGGGTGGCCCTGGCGCTCCAGCTGGCCAGCAGCGTGCACTACCTGCTGTGGATCCCGGTGGCCGCGCTCGCGGTCTGGCTGGTGGTGTGGCGGGTCAAGTTTTCCGTCATGGAGAACGTCACCGGGCTGCTGGGACTGGCCCTGATCGTGTTTGCCGTGGCGCTGTTCCTGCTCAAACCGGACTGGGGAAACCTCGCCGGGCAGGCCCTGGCCCCCGCCGTGCCGGCCGAGGAAACCGCGCCCACCTACTGGTATTACGCCATCGCCCTGTTCGGCGCGGCCATGACGCCCTACGAGGTGTTCTTCTTCTCCTCCGGAGCGGTGGAGGAAGGCTGGTCCATCAAGGACCTGGTCCAGTCCAGGATCAACGTCCTGGTCGGCTTCCCGCTGGGCGGCCTGTTGTCCGTGGCGATCGCCGGCTGCGCCGCGGTGGTGCTTCTGCCCGCCGGGATCGCCGTGACGTCCCTTTCCCAGGTGATCCTCCCGGTCGCGGAGGGCGCGGGGAAGGTGGGGCTGGCGTTTGTGCTGGTGGGCCTCGTGGCGGCCACCTTCGGCGCGGCCCTGGAGACCACCCTCTCCAGCGGCTATACGCTGGCCCAGTTCTTCGGCTGGTCCTGGGGCAAGTTCCGCCGCCCAGCCCAGGCCGCCCGTTTCCACCTGGCCATGATCATCTGCCTGTTCATCGGACTGGCGGTCCTGGCCACCGGCGTGGACCCGGTGCTGGTGACCGAATACTCCGTGGTGTTCTCCGCGATCGCCCTTCCGCTCACGTACTTGCCCATCCTCATCGTGGCCAACGATCCGCAATACATGGGCCGGCACGTCAACGGCCGCCCGGTCAACGTGCTGGCCATGGCCTACCTGGTGATCATCCTGGTGGCCTCCCTGGCAGCAATACCCCTCATGATCGTGACAGGAGCCGGATCATGA
- a CDS encoding carbohydrate ABC transporter permease, with the protein MRVAEKTMHDAGKSPAAVAGPSVPATGSSSGRKRRGVNREGLEAGRRSTRTLLWVLLAAAMVLYGFPFLYLLFTSFKTPIDTIAVPPTILPREWTLENYINALGRSGVVASFINSIQTAIISTVLSLVLAVPAAYGITRYKTLSGRVFIMAALVTRMVPPVAIGIPLASMMASMGLSDTPIALSIAHTTISLPLSIWLMSSFFEAVPKDLEEAATVDGCSRLGALWRVVIPVVSGGIAVTAIFAFLASWNEFLFALLMTAIRSQTTPVVIANFQTQFGLDWGSMTALAAVYSIPVILLTLLLQRKIVAGMTLGAVKG; encoded by the coding sequence ATGCGCGTTGCCGAAAAAACAATGCACGACGCCGGGAAGTCACCGGCAGCGGTTGCGGGACCTTCCGTGCCAGCCACCGGAAGCAGCAGCGGCCGCAAGCGCCGGGGCGTCAACCGTGAAGGCCTGGAAGCGGGCCGCCGCAGCACCAGGACCCTGCTGTGGGTCCTCCTGGCGGCAGCGATGGTGCTCTACGGTTTCCCGTTCCTGTACCTGCTCTTCACGTCCTTCAAGACCCCGATCGATACCATCGCGGTGCCCCCCACCATCCTCCCGCGGGAATGGACACTGGAGAACTACATCAACGCACTGGGCCGCAGCGGTGTGGTGGCGTCCTTCATCAACAGCATCCAGACGGCCATCATCAGCACCGTGCTTTCACTGGTGCTGGCGGTCCCCGCAGCCTACGGCATCACCAGGTACAAGACCCTGAGCGGCCGGGTCTTCATCATGGCTGCGCTGGTCACCCGCATGGTGCCGCCGGTAGCGATCGGCATTCCGCTGGCCTCGATGATGGCGTCCATGGGCCTGTCAGATACACCGATCGCGCTGTCCATCGCCCACACCACCATCTCGCTGCCGCTCTCCATCTGGCTGATGTCCAGCTTCTTCGAGGCGGTGCCCAAAGACCTGGAGGAAGCTGCCACTGTGGACGGTTGCAGCAGGCTGGGAGCCCTGTGGCGGGTAGTGATTCCGGTGGTTTCCGGCGGCATCGCGGTCACCGCGATCTTCGCCTTCCTGGCCTCCTGGAACGAGTTCCTCTTCGCACTCCTGATGACGGCGATCCGCTCCCAGACAACACCCGTGGTGATCGCAAACTTCCAGACCCAGTTCGGCCTGGACTGGGGATCCATGACGGCGCTGGCCGCGGTGTACTCCATCCCGGTCATCCTCCTCACCCTTCTCTTGCAGCGCAAGATCGTCGCAGGCATGACGCTCGGCGCGGTCAAGGGCTAG
- a CDS encoding LacI family DNA-binding transcriptional regulator has translation MSNKNIGIKDVATAAGVSVTTVSHVLNEVAYARISPETRDKVRSAAEQLGYGPNRLAQALRTQRTGMLGLVSEDIATTPHAGRIILGAEEAAKARGYNLMIINTSGSASLESRRDDVDALLERRVDGILYATMYHRNVELPANLGSVPAVLVDSVAAGGNITAVIPDEEGGARAAVEALLAAGHRRIGFINNTDDVPATHQRLQAFRATLTEAGLDGGAAPVESEVSEVHGGYEAARRILAREDRADMPTALFCYNDRMAMGAYRAAAELGLTIPADLSIVGFDDQELIAANLHPGLSTVALPHYEMGAWATEHLIDAIEGKTDLTLMALHPTILSCPLVTRDSIAAPRD, from the coding sequence ATGAGCAACAAGAACATCGGTATCAAGGACGTGGCCACCGCTGCCGGCGTGTCCGTGACAACTGTTTCCCATGTCCTCAATGAGGTGGCCTATGCACGGATCAGCCCTGAAACCAGGGACAAGGTCCGGTCCGCAGCGGAACAACTTGGTTATGGGCCAAACCGCCTGGCCCAGGCCCTCCGCACCCAGAGGACCGGCATGCTGGGCCTGGTCAGCGAGGACATCGCCACCACGCCCCACGCCGGCCGGATCATCCTCGGCGCCGAGGAGGCTGCCAAAGCCCGGGGGTACAACCTCATGATCATCAACACGTCCGGTTCAGCCAGCCTTGAATCCCGGCGGGACGACGTCGATGCCCTCCTGGAACGCCGGGTGGACGGAATCCTCTACGCCACCATGTACCACCGCAACGTGGAGCTGCCGGCCAATCTCGGCAGCGTGCCCGCCGTCCTGGTCGACTCGGTGGCCGCCGGCGGAAACATCACTGCCGTGATCCCGGATGAAGAAGGCGGCGCACGCGCCGCCGTGGAAGCTTTGCTCGCGGCCGGGCACCGGCGGATCGGCTTCATCAACAACACCGATGACGTCCCCGCAACCCATCAGCGGCTCCAGGCCTTCCGGGCCACGCTGACTGAAGCAGGGCTCGACGGCGGCGCGGCACCTGTCGAGTCGGAGGTCTCCGAGGTGCACGGCGGCTATGAAGCGGCCCGGCGGATCCTGGCACGCGAGGACCGCGCCGATATGCCTACGGCATTGTTCTGCTACAACGACCGGATGGCGATGGGAGCCTACCGTGCCGCTGCCGAGTTGGGACTCACCATCCCTGCTGACCTTTCAATCGTCGGCTTCGATGACCAGGAACTGATCGCCGCCAACCTTCACCCGGGCCTCAGCACCGTGGCCCTGCCGCATTACGAGATGGGTGCCTGGGCCACCGAGCACCTGATCGACGCCATCGAGGGAAAGACCGACCTTACCCTCATGGCACTTCACCCGACCATTCTGAGCTGCCCCCTCGTGACCCGCGATTCCATCGCGGCTCCCCGGGACTAG
- a CDS encoding right-handed parallel beta-helix repeat-containing protein has protein sequence MASNNCYDVTTWPVGNPYEDVGEVINSIIADVKERQAATDVSDGGKPGAVIYIPPGDYHLRTQVMIDVSFLRIEGSGHGFTSSSIRFNVPEDEWPDLHELWPGGSRIIVDIPLDEDAEESKGAAFYVERSGSPRISSVEFSNFCIDGLHFRPDGSGLPAENTYVNGKTGIYVASANDSFRVTGMGFVYLENALTIYHADALSIHGNFIAECGSCIELRGWGQASKITDNLVGAGFKGHSIYAQNHGGLLITANNVFPRGASSVHLEGVTRSSVTNNRLHSFYPGMVMLTANSSENLVATNHFLRDHEPWTPFLGVDNGLDDLTGLLCVSGGNNSVIGNHFSEVIDSQSIRPAGAKPVIIRLMAGAGNFVSNNHVVAMNVDSSSSDSCFEAQVDALLTTGASDALAVTAVMVDSESVRNTILDSGSDAQVVADRAVNALRATPTVGLETAQVPAAH, from the coding sequence ATGGCAAGCAACAACTGCTACGACGTGACGACGTGGCCCGTCGGCAATCCGTACGAGGACGTCGGTGAAGTCATCAACAGCATCATCGCTGACGTCAAGGAACGGCAGGCCGCCACCGATGTGAGCGACGGCGGAAAGCCGGGTGCGGTGATCTACATTCCGCCTGGGGACTACCACCTCCGTACGCAGGTAATGATCGACGTCAGCTTCCTCCGGATCGAGGGCTCGGGACACGGCTTTACGTCGTCGAGTATCCGCTTCAACGTGCCCGAAGACGAATGGCCCGACCTGCATGAGCTGTGGCCAGGGGGGAGCCGCATTATCGTCGACATCCCCCTCGACGAAGACGCGGAGGAATCCAAGGGAGCCGCCTTCTACGTTGAGCGGAGTGGGAGCCCTCGGATCAGCTCGGTGGAGTTCTCCAACTTCTGCATCGACGGCTTGCACTTCAGACCGGACGGCTCGGGTTTGCCTGCGGAGAACACCTACGTCAACGGGAAGACCGGCATCTATGTGGCGAGCGCCAATGACTCCTTCCGCGTGACCGGCATGGGGTTCGTCTACCTGGAAAACGCCCTCACCATCTACCATGCAGACGCGCTGTCCATCCACGGCAACTTCATCGCCGAATGCGGGAGCTGCATCGAGCTCCGCGGGTGGGGCCAGGCATCCAAAATCACTGACAACCTGGTGGGAGCAGGCTTCAAGGGCCACTCGATCTACGCCCAGAACCATGGCGGCCTGCTGATCACCGCGAACAACGTCTTTCCCCGTGGTGCCAGCAGCGTCCATCTCGAGGGCGTCACCCGTTCCAGCGTCACCAACAACCGTTTGCATTCGTTCTACCCCGGGATGGTGATGCTCACAGCGAACAGTTCGGAAAACCTGGTAGCCACGAACCACTTCCTGCGTGACCATGAGCCCTGGACGCCCTTCCTGGGAGTGGACAACGGACTGGACGACCTCACCGGCCTTCTCTGCGTCAGCGGCGGCAACAACTCGGTCATCGGCAACCACTTCTCCGAGGTCATCGACTCCCAGAGCATCCGGCCGGCAGGTGCAAAGCCGGTCATCATCCGGCTGATGGCGGGGGCAGGTAACTTCGTCTCCAACAACCACGTGGTGGCCATGAATGTTGACTCCTCGTCAAGCGATTCCTGCTTCGAAGCCCAGGTGGACGCCCTGCTGACCACCGGGGCCTCGGACGCCCTCGCCGTCACGGCCGTCATGGTGGATTCCGAATCGGTCCGGAACACGATCCTTGATTCCGGCAGTGACGCCCAGGTGGTCGCGGACAGGGCTGTTAACGCCTTGAGGGCCACCCCCACGGTCGGTTTGGAGACAGCACAGGTGCCTGCAGCGCACTAA
- a CDS encoding glycoside hydrolase family 32 protein, producing the protein MSSYLDAARPETAPAATSGFRPAIHFTARDTWLNDPNGLVFHDGLYHLFFQNNPFGNVWGNMSWGHATSRDLLHWTEHPVAIACDEAEDIFSGSVVVDQGNTSGFGTAGAPALVAIYTSAYKAASEHRGTQAQSLAYSTDGGLTWQKYDGNPVLTRNSAHFRDPKVFRYQGDAGDYWVMVAVEAQHQSVVLYRSEDLKTWEFLSDFGPANADAGEWECPDLFPLEVDGDPNHIKWVLIVNVNPGAVAGGSGGQYFVGDFDGVRFVPEPGSLVAPAGLSSFPDPEMRSAALQQCLWLDWGRDCYASVSFTDAPDGRRIIIGWMNNWDYANQLPTAPWRSSMTLARELRLTAVNGSARLIQQPVLAAPGARGVVPTSKNQMNADTFELRDSACRLPDAVRGSAHVIEAEILPGRADRVDFRLFGGGDGSEGTVLSYNAASAQLTLDRRRSGITGFHEKFPSLESAPLVLEDGVLKLQIVVDHCSVEVFAQGGKVVLTDLIFPEAENRENWLSAEGGPATVLKLSVSTLT; encoded by the coding sequence ATGTCCAGTTACCTTGATGCCGCACGCCCGGAAACAGCCCCGGCGGCAACCTCCGGCTTCCGGCCTGCCATCCACTTCACGGCAAGGGACACCTGGCTGAACGATCCCAACGGCCTGGTTTTCCACGACGGCCTCTACCACCTCTTCTTCCAGAACAACCCGTTCGGCAATGTCTGGGGCAACATGTCCTGGGGGCACGCCACTTCCCGCGATTTGCTGCACTGGACGGAACACCCTGTTGCCATTGCCTGCGACGAGGCAGAGGACATCTTCTCCGGCAGCGTGGTGGTGGACCAGGGAAACACGTCCGGTTTCGGGACGGCGGGCGCACCTGCCCTCGTAGCCATTTACACCAGTGCCTATAAAGCCGCGTCCGAACACCGCGGCACCCAGGCCCAGTCCCTGGCCTACAGCACCGACGGCGGGTTGACGTGGCAAAAGTACGACGGAAACCCTGTCCTCACCCGGAACTCCGCGCACTTCCGGGATCCCAAAGTCTTCCGCTATCAGGGGGACGCTGGCGACTACTGGGTGATGGTCGCCGTCGAGGCGCAGCACCAAAGCGTGGTCCTCTATCGTTCGGAAGATCTCAAGACCTGGGAGTTCCTCAGCGACTTTGGCCCGGCCAACGCCGACGCCGGTGAATGGGAGTGCCCGGATCTCTTTCCCCTGGAAGTGGACGGGGACCCGAACCACATCAAATGGGTACTGATCGTCAACGTCAATCCGGGCGCCGTGGCAGGAGGGTCCGGCGGCCAGTACTTCGTGGGGGATTTCGACGGCGTCCGGTTCGTCCCGGAGCCTGGTTCACTCGTGGCGCCTGCCGGGCTGAGCTCTTTCCCCGACCCCGAGATGCGCTCGGCAGCGTTGCAGCAATGCCTGTGGCTGGACTGGGGACGCGACTGCTACGCCTCAGTATCCTTCACCGATGCCCCGGATGGCCGGCGCATCATCATTGGCTGGATGAACAACTGGGACTACGCCAACCAGCTGCCCACCGCCCCCTGGCGGTCCTCGATGACCCTCGCCAGGGAACTGCGCCTCACGGCAGTCAACGGCTCCGCCCGTCTGATCCAGCAACCGGTCCTGGCCGCTCCGGGCGCAAGGGGAGTGGTGCCTACCAGCAAGAACCAGATGAACGCGGACACTTTTGAGCTGCGAGATTCAGCCTGCCGATTGCCGGATGCCGTACGCGGCAGTGCTCACGTTATCGAGGCGGAGATCCTGCCCGGACGCGCCGACCGTGTCGATTTCCGGCTGTTCGGAGGTGGCGACGGGAGCGAGGGCACCGTTCTGAGCTACAACGCCGCCAGCGCCCAGCTCACCCTGGATCGCAGGCGCTCAGGCATCACGGGCTTCCACGAAAAGTTTCCTTCCCTGGAGTCGGCCCCGCTGGTCCTTGAGGACGGCGTGCTCAAGCTGCAGATCGTCGTCGACCATTGCTCGGTCGAGGTATTCGCACAGGGCGGCAAGGTGGTCCTGACTGACCTCATCTTCCCCGAAGCCGAAAACCGGGAGAACTGGCTGTCGGCCGAGGGCGGCCCAGCAACAGTACTGAAGCTCTCCGTCTCAACACTCACTTAA
- a CDS encoding carbohydrate ABC transporter permease codes for MRISDRRFALFLMTPAALFLAVFVAFPLFRLVADSFFKISPIAGGPRDFVGLDNYFRAFASEAFVGAGWRTLAYTLVVVTLEFALGLGMALLFTTLGRSSQIWRTVFMYPLMIAPIVAGLLWKFLMIDNFGLIGTLLHQAGILSNPNQIGWLSDPNIVLFSVAIPDIWLTTSFMCLVLFAGLQNIPGDLIEAARLDGARAPAMLFRIILPLLRPVIAVALVVRGIDAARAFDTILIQTNGGPQSASETMSLLIYRTMIRFGDPGLASAMGTLYLLAMLAVAFVAVSTIWRPGKDN; via the coding sequence GTGCGTATCTCCGATCGCCGTTTCGCATTGTTCCTGATGACACCAGCGGCGCTGTTCCTTGCAGTTTTTGTCGCCTTCCCGCTGTTCCGTCTCGTAGCGGACAGCTTCTTCAAGATCTCACCGATAGCGGGCGGCCCCCGTGACTTCGTGGGTCTGGATAACTACTTTCGGGCCTTCGCCTCCGAAGCCTTTGTAGGTGCCGGATGGCGGACCCTGGCCTACACGCTTGTGGTGGTCACCCTCGAATTCGCCCTGGGACTGGGAATGGCCCTGCTGTTCACCACCCTCGGGCGCAGCTCCCAGATCTGGCGGACCGTCTTTATGTATCCACTGATGATCGCGCCCATCGTGGCCGGCCTTCTCTGGAAGTTCCTGATGATCGACAACTTCGGCCTCATCGGAACCCTCCTGCACCAGGCAGGCATCCTGTCCAACCCCAACCAGATCGGCTGGCTCTCCGACCCGAACATTGTGCTGTTCTCGGTTGCCATTCCGGACATCTGGTTGACCACATCGTTTATGTGCCTGGTGCTCTTCGCCGGGCTGCAGAACATTCCGGGGGACCTGATCGAAGCCGCGCGGCTGGACGGCGCACGCGCACCGGCGATGCTGTTCCGCATCATCCTGCCCCTCCTGCGGCCGGTCATCGCCGTCGCCCTCGTGGTCCGCGGAATCGATGCGGCCCGGGCATTCGACACCATCCTCATCCAAACCAACGGCGGCCCCCAGTCCGCCTCGGAAACCATGAGCCTGTTGATCTACCGGACCATGATCCGCTTTGGTGATCCCGGCCTGGCAAGCGCCATGGGAACCCTCTATCTGCTGGCCATGCTCGCCGTCGCGTTCGTCGCGGTGTCCACCATCTGGCGGCCAGGAAAGGACAACTGA